The DNA region CTTGCTCGAAAATCTCATTAACAAAACCGTATACCGACTTCCCGTCCTTATTTGCAATCTCAATTATCTTTTGGAGTAAATCTCCTCTCACAGCTATGAACTTCTTATCTTTCTTAGGTGTGAAATCCATTTTATTCTCCACGTTTAAAGTCGAGGGAGATGATTCCTCTCGAGATATTCCTACTAGAAAGTGTATAGCCGAACGAGTCCATGAAGCCGATCATGAACGCCGCCAGTAACGTGGTATTGGGTAAAGAGAGCCTCGAACCTATACATGTGACATTACCTCCATCCTTACTCCGAGTAATATTAACCTCGGATATATTCCACGGTAATGCCCGCATAGCCCTCTCAAGAGTCCCTAATGGGCTTTCGCTGGGGAGTCTTATTTTACAACATCTCCCAAACCACTGCCCAGTGCTACGCCACATCTCGTCTAGCACTTCCTTATCGTTTTCGAATCCTTTATCAAGGATGTAGTTCCAAAAATTTTCGGTTACTAGAATTAATCCAGCCTCCTTCGCCATTTTAAGGATCAGCTGACTATCTACCACCTCACGTAGACTTTGACCATTCTCCTCGCTTCTTATGAACTCTTCCAGAACTTCGTTAACCATGCCAAAGAGTGTCACATTCTTCTCTTGCGCAATTTTGCTTAACTTATCTACTAGGTCCTCTCTTGCGGCGAGAAATTTACGTCTCAAATTTTTTCACCACCATACGCCGCACATATGCTAACATTAAACAACTTTTGTGTACAAATAACCTACATTCTCATATTCAAAACCTTCGTTTGACTCGTCTATTTGAGAAAAAAATACTCCTCTCCCTGCTATGATGTAGAGCCAATTGGTGAACTAATACCTTGAATAACCCTCCAAACTGTTAGCAAATTTTTTATATGCTAGTAACGTTAAAGCTTCGTGGAAGTATTAACCAATAAAGTTCCCTTTAAGGAGCTTAGACGGTGCAAGTCCAAAGATAACAGATACTACCTTTCATGCCAAGATTGTTACGAGGAAGACTATAAGACCTATCTTATCTGCCTAGAACTTTCTAGGAAAGGTATAGAACCTTACGAGTTCTATGAGACATGGTGAGCGGCCCAGTTATGTTGCCAGATCTCGTCGCTCAGGGCGAATCTGACGATCAGGCATGAAAATTACTCCTCGATGTCTTCTATGGCGTGGTGTTCATGAATAGCTCTCAATCTATGCCGCATAATGGTGTTCTCAAGCTCTTCACGTAGTAGATTAAACAGGTTTTTCTGGCATCGAATAAAGTTGATATTCGACCTATTTCGCGGTCTCTTCAGATCTACATTAATCAAGTTTTTAACTCTCGCCGGCCTCGCGCTTAACACCACTATCCTATCGGCCAGTTCCACGGCTTCGGTGAGATTATGGGTGACTAGAATGAAGACTTTTCCTGTACTCTTCCAAAGTTCCACAACTTCACTCCTCAGGGTTTGAGCGGTGAATTCGTCTAGTGCGCTGAAGGGTTCATCCATTAACACGATCTCGGGGTCGACTGCCAATGCCCTAGCAAGCCCGACACGTTGTTTCATTCCACCGGACAGCTGTTTCGGGTAGCTGTACTCATACCCCTTGAGACCGACCAGTTCTATTAGTTCCTCGGCGATCCTTCGTCTCTCAGCTTTTGGGACGCCTCGAACTTCCAGGCCGTACTCTATGTTTTGCAGAGTATTCCTCCAAGGGAATAAGGCGAAAGACTGAAAGACCATACTGATCTTAGGATGTGGGTGGGTTATTCTCTCACCTCGTAGACGGATCTCACCTGATGTTGGTGCATCTAGCCCAGCCATCATCCTTAGGAGCGTCGATTTACCACACCCACTAGGGCCTATTACGCAGAAGAATTCCCGATCATGTACATGGAAGGAGACTCTGTCGAGGGTGGGGATGTTATGGTTGCCGAGTGGGTAAACTTTAGTTACATCAATAATCTCCAAGCAACGTGTCACTCGTGCCACCTCCTCACCTTTCCTTCAAGAGTCTGAAAAACAAATCTATCAACGGCTATAGCCAAAATGCCAATTACGAATATGCCTGCGAAGGCGTCTACGATTAAACCGTCACTTACTGCCAGATTTATGAACGAACCTATCCCAGCGACGCCTGCGAAGATCTCGATGGCCAATATGATCTCCCAGACATGGTCAAAGGCTAGCCGGACGCCTGTAATGGTCTGAGGTAGGGCCGCAGGTATGATAATCTTTCTTAGTACGTCCAACCTCCCTGTCCTGAAGATAGTGGCCACGTGGAAATAGTCGTGTGGGATGTCTTTGACTCCCTCCCTCACTGTGAAGTATAGTAGGAAGAATGAGCTGACCATCGCCATGAAGGTGGCGGCCAATCCGCCGGGGCCGAACCATAGGACGAAGAGGGGCAGTATGGCAAGATTTGGGAGAGCTCCAGCCATGAGGATTATTGGTGTTAAGGCTGAGTCTAGTTTATCTTTAAGTCCGGTGCAGATGGCAATGGGAACTGCGATGAATAGCCCTATGAGTATGCCGCTTGTTAAGTTTATGAAGCTGTAGAGTACGCGACATAGGAATGGAAGATTGAAGAGATCCAGTATTAGGATTGCGAATATGACGGATGGTGGGGGTACCTCCTGTGCTGGAATGATGCCGATTCTGACTGTAAGTTCCCATCCGAGAAGGATCAAGCTTAGAGGTATGGTGAATAGATATTTTTCAAATGTGAGCCTTCTCACAGTAGCTTTAGCCCTCCCTATTCCGAATTCAGACCGCTCCCTCTAGGATGGTCGAAACCTTGACCAACAAGCTTTCTTAAGAATCTGAAGGTGAGACTGGAAAACATAAGATTTTGGCTTCTTTACGGATCTAAACTTTAGATCGCGGCTACATTCAGCGTTTAAGCTGAATTTGTGTATTATACAAAAAATAGTTAAAATGTTCTCTGAGGAAGTAAAATAAAATACATGCCTATTGACAACGTTAAAAGCTTACAAACCTTCAACCAACGTATATCTACTTGCACCTTCCCATGCAAGATGACTGATCCCAAGCTCTGGCCACGACGTAAATCGAGGGATAGTAACTCTGGTCAATCAGGTCAGCTTCGAGATAAAAATCAAACAGCCTTTTAACCTAAATGAAACCATGCTGAGCGGCCAGACTAATGAGGCCATTTGGTGGAGGGACACGACTGGATTTAAAGATGTAGAGGTTTGGGCTGGTGTTCCTATAGTGATCGGCATCAACCAGAGGGGGCCAATTGACTGCCCTACCCTAGATGTACACATTACCAGCGAGGCGCGTCTAAAAGAGGATGTTACCGGATATGCAACCAAGTATGTGATCTCACTTTTTCGTCTAGGAGATGACTTAGGATTGTTCTATCGTGAGTTCAGCTCAGATCCTATAGCTGTCTCCTTCGCAACTTTACGCGGACTTCGCCCTATGAAGGCTACAAACCTGTTTGAGAGCCTGATTTGTTCAATATGTTCACAGAATACTTCGGTTGAGAGGTGGAACTCGATGGTAAGGTTCCTAAAAAGAAGGTGGGGTTGCAAATTCAAGGTCGGCTGCGGTGAGTTCTATTCGTTTCCTGAACCCCACGTTTTAGCCAAAGCTGAGAAGGGGGAACTTATTATTGGTGGTCTGGGTTATAGGGCTGATTATATACGTGAGGCATCCCTTGCAGTTGAAAGTAGCCGCATAGACTTGGAGGCTCTACGTGGTGTTGATTACTCAAAAGCATATCATAGATTGTTAGGGCTGAGGGGAGTCGGCCCGAAGGTTGCGAACTGCTTCTGCCTCTACGGATTGGGTTTCACTATGGCTGCCCCCGTAGATAGGTGGGTGGAGCGTGCGGTTGCGGAACTTTATTTTAACGGTTGCACTCCCGGGAGGAGTGTGGTGTGTGAGTTTATTCGGCGGAGGTTTGGTGATTGGGCCGGGTATGCGCAATTGTATCTATTCCATCATTGGCGATCTAAACGTGGGATGAATTACGCAGACTGCGGTAGCTCCTTTTCTAGTTGATAAATTTTCTCAAGCTAAGCTGTCTCGATCCTTCTTTGATTTTGAGAACATGATCTACTAGTTCATCTGGGTGGTTGAAGTGTATATCTTTTATCGCGTCGAAGCCCCAGTCTAGACATTTAAGTGCTGAAACTATGCATGCTGTTACAACGGACTTTGTCCAGTCTTTAGTTAGGGCATATGAGGCGACGAGTGCACCGCACCATGTATCCCCTGCGCCTGTAGTGTCCCGTGGTTTCATAGTTATACCACTGAGGGCAGGGATCAACTCGCTCCTACCATCTTCGGTTATTACAGCCCCCAGCTCACCTAGAGTTATGGCGATGCGTCTCCCTTTTATTCTGTGAGCGGCTGAGGATATGCTATGATCTTCCGCCAGTGCCATAGCTTCCTCCTCGTTTACAATGAAGAGGTCTACGTCATCTGCCAGATCTTTGAGGATTCGTCTATTCCTATGCGACTTCATATATTCTATACAGCTGTTAACGGAGATCCATGTGCTCGGTGAGATCTTCCTTATGCGCTCTACAAACTTCTGGACTTTTGGAGGGTGCATAGGGGAAAGGTGGACGTATTCATCTCCACAAAGCCAGCTTGGGGGAAGGTCTGCAACCCTGATCATTTTGCCCGATCCTAACTTAGAATCTAAATAGGTGGCTCTGAACTTTGCGTCATAAGTTATAGTGAATGATGTTGTAGGCAAGTTAACTCTCTTTATGAGGGAACTTGGTAGTGTTGAGTATATCTGGTGCACATAGTTAAAGTCCTTTCCTACCGATGAGATAACTCTGACTTTGTTAGATAGCGTCTTGGCGCCCATGGCCGCGTAGAGGGCAGCTCCGCCTACCTGTGTACGCTCACCCCACATGTTTCGAATTCTATCTAGTGAGATGTGACCTATGAACAGTAAGTTTGGTGTTGACATCGAACTCAACCGTCGTATCCATGATCTTAGGAGCGACTAAAAAGGTTTAAAGCCGTCGTAGTTAGGCGGGCATCTGGATCTTACAGCGCGATGGTATAGCTACCCAATTAGATGGGGGAGAATTTCGCATCATCTTTCAATTCCCTTTGTTGGGATTTTCGCTATGCATCCTTGCCAAAAAAATCACGCAAACATCTCATCACCGGTTTATCTTTCAATTCCCTTTGTTGGGATTTTCGCTATGCATCTACATGCGGCTTATTGTTCGTCAAAGCGAAAACCCAGCTTTCTTTCAATTCCCTTTGTTGGGATTTTCGCTATGCATCCTCACGGCTAACGGAGCCCTATAACTTGGACGTTCGCCAAACTTTCAATTCCCTTTGTTGGGATTTTCGCTATGCATCTAAACCCGAAGAGGCCCCGATTGAACTTATAAAAGCTAAACTTTCAATTCCCTTTGTTGGGATTTTCGCTATGCATCCCGACCTCAGACGCGGTTTATCCAGCAAAGATAACCCCAAGATGAGGGCAGCCGCGAAAGAGACACCGATTACCCTATAACCGCAAACCAACATATAAAGATAATCGAAAAACCAAAAAACCAGACTCAGTTTAATTCACTGCTCAAAGCTAAGCTTCAAAGCATATCTCTCCTCTAGGCTTTCAAAATTCACAAATGACGAGATAAAAAAAACATAAGCCACCCATCTTCCATTAGATGGAGAATAGGCGAGAGGGGTGGATAATTTAACCGTGAAACTTAGCTAACTCCTAGACGCAAACTTGGTTACCCCAAACCCCCCCGTTCTATTTCCTCCCACATTTGCGTATTCTGCAAATCTCGCCAGCATGCATGTGATCTTGTTCCACCAGCTTTCCTTATCCTTCAACTCATATGTTACCCAACCAACAAACCCTACCGCCTTCTTCTGCTTCATAACTGCCAACCTAGTCCACAGTTCATATTCACTTACGCCCACATTCTTATTCAGCCACTCCTTGTAGGCTAGGTATTCCCCCCTACCAAACCGCTTACAGTCACTAAACAAATTCCAAACCCGCATAAGCCCACAGAAAACCTTCACAGCGTCAGGAAACATCCAATGGAAACTGCTACCCAAACTGGCTAGATAGGTAGGTGTCCTAAAAACCAGACGGAGAGCGTCAGCTGCCGAAGCCTCCTTCTCTAACCCCTCATAACTCTTACAATTCACACTTATGGAGGCAATCCTGAAAGACGTATCAAAAACTAACACGCTACCCTGCTTCTCAAAAAACCGAAGGAGGTAATTCGCATACTCGTCTTTTAAAAATCTGAAATGAACCCGGCAAGGGGCTAGATTATCCATGAGATAACCCTTATCACACCGCGCCTTACTCTTAAACTGTAAAGGTGCAACAGAGTAGGGCTTGGCAACATTCAACTCATGCAGCAGCCCAGAAGCACTTGGATCCACCTGCCTCACAATATGCAACAATAAACCCCGCGCCACATGCCCCGTGAAAAACGGCAAAATAACCTCCTTCTCACCATAAATCTCCAAGCCAACCTCCACAGGCATGCCGAGTCAACTCCCCCTACTGGGATTCCCTCTAACACTCCCTAGTACTCTACACACAAATATCTATTAGAACTACCGTAAATGTGACTCTGACTTTCCAAAACGCCACATCAAATATTTATTAGCTTCTGGTTTAAAGGTGCCTCAACCAGCACATTAAAAGTACCTGAAGGCAACAGTGTCATCATAAACGTTAAACTGAAGCCACGATAACAAAATCTTTATCAAATCGAAGCAATGTCACCTAACGTTAACATTAAGTTAACGTGAGGGCGACCTCGAAACTAAGGAGAAGGGCACGATAGATGTACCGGCAAGTGGCCAAACTTTGGAAGAACCCTGAAAACACTGGGCTCGAAGAGGAACTCCGA from Candidatus Bathyarchaeia archaeon includes:
- a CDS encoding ABC transporter ATP-binding protein; translated protein: MTRCLEIIDVTKVYPLGNHNIPTLDRVSFHVHDREFFCVIGPSGCGKSTLLRMMAGLDAPTSGEIRLRGERITHPHPKISMVFQSFALFPWRNTLQNIEYGLEVRGVPKAERRRIAEELIELVGLKGYEYSYPKQLSGGMKQRVGLARALAVDPEIVLMDEPFSALDEFTAQTLRSEVVELWKSTGKVFILVTHNLTEAVELADRIVVLSARPARVKNLINVDLKRPRNRSNINFIRCQKNLFNLLREELENTIMRHRLRAIHEHHAIEDIEE
- a CDS encoding ABC transporter permease subunit, which codes for MRRLTFEKYLFTIPLSLILLGWELTVRIGIIPAQEVPPPSVIFAILILDLFNLPFLCRVLYSFINLTSGILIGLFIAVPIAICTGLKDKLDSALTPIILMAGALPNLAILPLFVLWFGPGGLAATFMAMVSSFFLLYFTVREGVKDIPHDYFHVATIFRTGRLDVLRKIIIPAALPQTITGVRLAFDHVWEIILAIEIFAGVAGIGSFINLAVSDGLIVDAFAGIFVIGILAIAVDRFVFQTLEGKVRRWHE
- a CDS encoding carbohydrate kinase family protein translates to MSTPNLLFIGHISLDRIRNMWGERTQVGGAALYAAMGAKTLSNKVRVISSVGKDFNYVHQIYSTLPSSLIKRVNLPTTSFTITYDAKFRATYLDSKLGSGKMIRVADLPPSWLCGDEYVHLSPMHPPKVQKFVERIRKISPSTWISVNSCIEYMKSHRNRRILKDLADDVDLFIVNEEEAMALAEDHSISSAAHRIKGRRIAITLGELGAVITEDGRSELIPALSGITMKPRDTTGAGDTWCGALVASYALTKDWTKSVVTACIVSALKCLDWGFDAIKDIHFNHPDELVDHVLKIKEGSRQLSLRKFIN
- the cas6 gene encoding CRISPR system precrRNA processing endoribonuclease RAMP protein Cas6 → MPVEVGLEIYGEKEVILPFFTGHVARGLLLHIVRQVDPSASGLLHELNVAKPYSVAPLQFKSKARCDKGYLMDNLAPCRVHFRFLKDEYANYLLRFFEKQGSVLVFDTSFRIASISVNCKSYEGLEKEASAADALRLVFRTPTYLASLGSSFHWMFPDAVKVFCGLMRVWNLFSDCKRFGRGEYLAYKEWLNKNVGVSEYELWTRLAVMKQKKAVGFVGWVTYELKDKESWWNKITCMLARFAEYANVGGNRTGGFGVTKFASRS